Proteins from one Listeria weihenstephanensis genomic window:
- a CDS encoding phospho-sugar mutase — protein MTWQENWLKWSAASEDDAALQQQMTELSNDELKREHFYRYLEFGTGGMRGELGCGTNRINRYMIRWVTSGVAAYISEQGRQADGVAIAYDSRHFSAEFALESARVLGAAGIKVYLSDTLRPTPELSFMVRELGAAAGIVITASHNPAEYNGFKVYGADGCQITLDVAAKITAYLADVSDLFAIPIADEDKLSQAGLLTKIGVEADEAYLNNVRVVTQNPEMTQKHGAKLKIVYTPLHGTGEKLVTKSLAQAGFSNVSVVQEQAIPDGAFPTVTSPNPEDHAAFTMAIEVSDDADILMATDPDADRIGVAVKNEQGEYQILTGNQLGAILLHYLVTQPTIPTNSALIKTIVTSDLGEKIASRYGVKTYNTLTGFKFIGEKIAEWEATKEAQFLFGYEESYGYLIAPFVRDKDAIQAALLTAEVALEYRLKDQTLFEGLQEIYEQFGYYEESLHTITAKGEEGVAHIQKIMQTMRADTTMNDMIERKEDYQTSVTTTYPTKVEREITLPKSDVLKFHMTNGSWFCIRPSGTEPKCKIYFSCAGETSNEAKQRLNQLEQLILDKIQQI, from the coding sequence CAAATGACTGAATTATCAAACGACGAATTGAAGCGCGAACATTTTTATCGGTATTTGGAATTTGGAACTGGCGGAATGCGCGGGGAGCTTGGTTGTGGTACGAATCGGATCAATCGATATATGATTCGCTGGGTGACGAGTGGTGTCGCAGCGTACATTTCGGAGCAAGGACGGCAGGCGGATGGTGTGGCGATTGCTTATGATTCCCGGCATTTTTCCGCAGAGTTTGCGTTAGAATCCGCGCGAGTACTTGGCGCAGCAGGAATCAAGGTTTATTTGTCCGACACGCTACGCCCAACGCCAGAATTATCTTTCATGGTTCGCGAGTTGGGGGCGGCTGCAGGAATTGTCATCACCGCGAGTCATAATCCAGCAGAATATAATGGTTTCAAGGTTTACGGGGCAGACGGTTGCCAGATCACGCTCGATGTCGCTGCGAAAATAACGGCATATTTGGCAGATGTTTCAGACCTATTTGCGATTCCAATTGCAGACGAGGATAAGCTTTCACAGGCTGGTTTGCTCACTAAAATTGGCGTAGAAGCAGACGAGGCATATTTAAATAACGTACGCGTTGTGACTCAAAATCCGGAAATGACGCAAAAACATGGCGCGAAGTTGAAAATAGTTTACACGCCACTACATGGAACTGGTGAAAAACTCGTAACCAAAAGTTTGGCGCAGGCCGGATTTTCTAACGTTAGCGTTGTTCAAGAACAAGCCATTCCAGACGGTGCTTTTCCGACGGTGACTTCTCCAAATCCTGAGGATCATGCGGCATTCACGATGGCAATAGAAGTAAGTGATGATGCCGATATTCTGATGGCGACAGATCCCGATGCCGACAGAATTGGTGTTGCGGTGAAAAATGAGCAGGGTGAATATCAAATTTTAACGGGGAATCAACTAGGCGCCATATTGCTACATTATTTAGTAACACAGCCAACCATCCCAACCAATAGTGCGCTCATAAAAACGATTGTCACGAGCGATCTTGGCGAAAAAATAGCCAGTAGATATGGTGTTAAAACATACAATACATTGACAGGATTCAAATTTATCGGTGAAAAAATAGCGGAATGGGAAGCGACAAAAGAAGCACAATTTCTTTTCGGATATGAGGAAAGTTATGGCTATTTAATCGCGCCGTTCGTACGTGATAAAGACGCGATACAAGCAGCACTTTTAACAGCAGAAGTAGCCCTAGAATACCGATTAAAAGATCAAACACTATTCGAAGGCTTACAAGAAATCTATGAACAATTCGGCTACTACGAAGAATCGCTACACACGATCACGGCAAAAGGAGAAGAAGGTGTCGCGCATATTCAGAAAATCATGCAAACGATGCGAGCAGATACAACGATGAACGATATGATCGAGCGCAAAGAAGACTACCAGACAAGTGTAACGACAACCTACCCAACAAAGGTGGAACGAGAAATAACCTTGCCAAAATCAGATGTTCTAAAATTCCATATGACAAATGGCTCTTGGTTTTGCATCAGACCATCAGGCACGGAGCCAAAATGCAAAATTTATTTTAGTTGCGCCGGAGAGACATCAAATGAAGCTAAGCAACGTTTAAATCAGCTCGAACAACTGATCTTGGATAAAATACAGCAAATATAG
- a CDS encoding TfoX/Sxy family protein yields MQISDMKNLGKVNEKNLNIVGIESAEELREMGTEKAYLRVKELVDDGACMHFLYALEGAIQDIPKKEISEQRRKELRQLYEDHKMR; encoded by the coding sequence ATGCAAATATCTGATATGAAAAATCTTGGCAAGGTCAACGAGAAGAACCTGAATATAGTGGGTATTGAATCGGCAGAAGAACTTAGAGAAATGGGAACAGAAAAAGCGTATTTGCGTGTGAAAGAGCTAGTTGATGACGGCGCATGTATGCATTTTTTATACGCCTTAGAAGGAGCCATTCAAGATATCCCCAAAAAAGAAATCTCGGAGCAAAGAAGAAAAGAACTTCGACAACTTTATGAAGATCATAAAATGAGGTAA
- a CDS encoding Rqc2 family fibronectin-binding protein, protein MAFDTMFLRAMTEELTEQCETGRIMKIHQPFAHELVLHVRKNRENQRILISAHPSYARIQLTKETMENPAQPPMFCMLLRKYMEGAIIESIRQVDNDRILIFGIRGKDEIGETRFCDLYVEIMGRHSNIVLVDREKETIVDCIKHVSPAFNSYRTLLPGAAYILPPSSDKLDPWNVTEEELLAKLDFNAGKMAKQIVSAVAGFSPLLANEVLARAELVNRETLPKAFFSVIEDCAKPAEPNLFNKNDKEDYYFMRLSDTEITAESDSLGALLDRFYGGKATRDRVHQVAHDLERLLANELDRDRLKIEKLKQTLVDTERADEFRVFGELLTANLHLVSRGMTEIEVANFYDENMGTVTIPLDIRKSPPQNAQFLFNKYQKLKKAVRFVEEQMRLTTQEIAYLETVQQQLEDASPEDVQEIRMELAEQGYIKYKQKKGSRKPNKNPTLEQYTSSAGLPILVGKNNKQNDYLTNKLARNSDLWFHVKDLPGSHVVIQDPDPDETSIMEAAMIAAFYSKARLSGSVPVDATLIKHVKKPSGAKPGYVTYDNQTTYFVTPDEETVKGLRN, encoded by the coding sequence ATGGCATTTGATACAATGTTCTTAAGAGCAATGACCGAAGAACTGACCGAACAGTGCGAAACTGGGCGGATAATGAAGATACACCAGCCGTTTGCGCATGAACTCGTGTTACATGTTCGCAAAAACCGGGAAAACCAGCGCATCTTAATCTCAGCGCACCCAAGCTATGCACGTATTCAACTGACGAAAGAAACGATGGAAAACCCTGCACAACCGCCGATGTTTTGTATGTTATTGCGGAAATATATGGAGGGCGCGATCATTGAATCGATTCGCCAAGTGGACAATGATCGGATTTTGATTTTTGGGATTCGTGGGAAAGATGAGATTGGCGAAACGCGTTTTTGCGATTTATATGTCGAAATCATGGGACGCCATAGTAATATTGTGTTGGTTGATCGTGAGAAAGAAACGATTGTGGACTGCATTAAGCATGTTTCCCCAGCTTTTAATAGCTATCGAACACTTTTACCTGGGGCTGCTTATATTTTACCGCCATCTTCTGATAAGCTCGATCCGTGGAACGTGACGGAAGAGGAATTATTGGCGAAACTTGATTTTAACGCTGGCAAAATGGCAAAGCAAATTGTAAGCGCAGTTGCTGGATTTAGTCCGTTGCTTGCGAATGAGGTGTTAGCGCGCGCGGAATTAGTGAATCGTGAAACACTGCCAAAAGCTTTTTTCAGTGTGATCGAGGATTGTGCGAAACCGGCAGAACCTAACCTTTTTAACAAAAATGACAAAGAGGATTACTATTTTATGCGTCTTTCTGACACGGAGATCACTGCGGAGTCGGATTCTTTAGGCGCTTTATTAGATCGTTTTTACGGTGGAAAAGCGACGCGTGATCGGGTGCATCAAGTGGCGCATGATTTGGAACGATTGCTTGCGAATGAGTTGGATCGCGATCGTTTGAAGATTGAGAAATTAAAGCAAACGCTTGTGGATACGGAGCGTGCTGATGAATTCCGCGTTTTTGGTGAGTTATTGACGGCAAACTTGCATTTGGTTTCTCGTGGTATGACGGAGATCGAGGTTGCGAACTTCTACGATGAAAATATGGGAACGGTAACGATCCCACTCGATATTCGGAAATCGCCACCACAAAATGCCCAATTTTTATTTAATAAATATCAAAAGTTGAAGAAAGCGGTTCGGTTCGTGGAAGAGCAAATGCGTCTGACCACGCAGGAAATTGCTTATTTGGAGACGGTCCAACAACAATTGGAAGATGCCTCGCCAGAAGACGTGCAGGAAATTCGGATGGAGTTGGCTGAGCAAGGCTACATCAAGTATAAACAGAAAAAAGGAAGTCGTAAGCCGAATAAAAACCCTACGCTAGAGCAATATACATCCAGTGCTGGTTTGCCGATTTTAGTTGGGAAAAATAATAAACAAAATGATTATTTAACGAATAAACTCGCGCGAAATTCGGATTTATGGTTCCATGTGAAAGATTTGCCTGGTTCTCATGTCGTGATTCAAGATCCTGATCCTGACGAAACATCGATCATGGAAGCCGCGATGATTGCTGCTTTTTATTCGAAAGCCAGGTTATCTGGATCTGTACCAGTGGATGCCACTCTGATTAAACATGTGAAAAAGCCAAGTGGTGCAAAACCCGGATATGTGACATACGATAATCAAACGACTTATTTCGTAACGCCTGATGAGGAAACGGTTAAAGGTTTGCGAAATTAA
- a CDS encoding YicC/YloC family endoribonuclease — translation MVKSMTGFGRAGKQSENFKVTVELKAVNHRYLEVLFRMPRVFAYLESKLKKSVAEQIKRGRIECAITIEGNKATKEKLVVNWDLADEYIRFMRQATERYQMTEPLNIQELLLDPRFLEIVEGNEPDSELENLLLGATTAASKRLDEMRAVEGNELALHLKHHLDMISKYLQEIQAFVPEMETTYRERLESRLLGYVGEDFDKALVLSEIAILLEKSDINEELERMGSHVKQFSHILLLEEPIGRKLDFLIQEMNREINTIGSKASHLEITNRVVELKTTLEKMREQIQNVE, via the coding sequence ATGGTAAAAAGTATGACTGGATTCGGGCGAGCGGGAAAGCAATCAGAGAATTTCAAAGTAACCGTTGAGTTAAAAGCAGTAAATCACCGCTATTTGGAAGTTTTATTCCGGATGCCGCGGGTATTTGCCTATTTGGAAAGTAAACTGAAAAAAAGTGTTGCCGAGCAGATAAAACGTGGCCGAATTGAGTGCGCCATCACGATTGAAGGCAACAAAGCGACAAAAGAAAAACTAGTGGTGAACTGGGATTTAGCGGACGAATATATCCGTTTTATGCGTCAAGCAACGGAGCGCTATCAAATGACCGAACCGTTAAATATTCAGGAACTTCTACTTGATCCGCGGTTCCTTGAGATTGTCGAAGGGAACGAACCCGATTCGGAGCTGGAAAACCTACTTCTTGGTGCTACAACAGCTGCTTCCAAACGTTTAGATGAGATGCGCGCAGTAGAAGGCAATGAACTTGCGCTTCATCTAAAACACCACCTTGATATGATCTCCAAATACTTACAAGAAATACAAGCCTTTGTTCCAGAAATGGAAACGACTTACCGCGAACGCCTAGAAAGTAGGTTACTTGGCTATGTTGGCGAAGATTTCGATAAGGCACTTGTCTTATCAGAAATTGCGATTTTACTTGAGAAATCAGACATCAATGAAGAACTCGAACGAATGGGCAGCCACGTGAAGCAGTTTTCGCATATACTTTTACTCGAAGAACCGATTGGCCGAAAGCTCGATTTTCTCATTCAAGAGATGAATCGTGAAATAAATACGATTGGATCGAAGGCTAGCCATTTAGAAATTACGAATCGTGTGGTAGAATTAAAGACGACACTTGAAAAAATGCGCGAGCAAATCCAGAACGTGGAATAA
- the gmk gene encoding guanylate kinase — MTDRGLLIVLSGPSGVGKGTVRKAVFDDPTTSFEYSISMTTRKAREGEVDGVDYYFRTKEQFEQAIADGKMLEYAQYVGNYYGTPLEYVEEILVAGKDVFLEIEVQGALQVRKAMPEGIFIFLTPPDLSELKNRIIGRGTESMDVVEERMREARHEIEMMNAYDYAVVNDIVDNAVQKIKGIVQTEHLKTERVIHKYEKMLEELE, encoded by the coding sequence ATGACAGATCGAGGACTTCTCATCGTTTTATCTGGTCCTTCTGGAGTTGGGAAAGGGACGGTTAGAAAAGCAGTTTTTGACGACCCGACAACTTCATTTGAATATTCTATTTCGATGACAACCCGTAAGGCGCGGGAAGGCGAAGTGGATGGCGTGGATTATTATTTCCGCACGAAGGAACAATTTGAGCAGGCGATTGCGGATGGCAAAATGCTAGAATACGCGCAATATGTCGGTAATTATTACGGAACGCCGCTTGAATATGTAGAAGAAATTTTGGTAGCGGGAAAAGATGTTTTTCTGGAAATCGAGGTTCAAGGAGCGTTACAAGTACGCAAGGCGATGCCAGAAGGAATATTTATTTTTCTAACGCCGCCAGACTTGAGTGAGCTGAAAAACCGCATTATAGGGCGGGGTACAGAGTCTATGGACGTTGTCGAAGAGCGGATGCGTGAGGCTCGCCATGAAATTGAGATGATGAACGCCTATGATTATGCCGTCGTTAATGATATAGTAGATAATGCCGTTCAAAAAATTAAGGGAATCGTTCAGACCGAGCACTTAAAAACAGAGCGCGTCATTCATAAGTATGAAAAAATGTTAGAGGAGTTGGAATAG
- the rpoZ gene encoding DNA-directed RNA polymerase subunit omega: MLYPSIDNLLLVIDSKYSLVTVAARRARQMQKDHDPGTMDDFKSHKAVGKALEEIYAGNLVMGKDAK, from the coding sequence ATGTTATATCCATCAATTGATAATTTGTTGTTAGTTATTGACTCAAAATACTCGCTAGTAACCGTAGCTGCGCGTCGTGCCCGTCAAATGCAAAAAGACCACGACCCAGGTACAATGGATGATTTCAAATCGCATAAAGCGGTAGGGAAAGCGTTAGAAGAAATTTATGCAGGGAACTTAGTTATGGGGAAAGACGCTAAATAA
- a CDS encoding Crp/Fnr family transcriptional regulator yields MVEKGDFSGYYESRLTGRMLISFFQHDDIFNFPLLKERMHPVLDFIALTDAQVWVVDFNFMLSTVKLEDPRNYLQLNFLSTVQIHLGNALIRKSLDSKKRILHALVELTEKMSLLSSNQAYELPNFMTYELLAEIAGTSRGYTSRILKELRDMNVIDSSKRPWVVKDLNLLNDLLYEGT; encoded by the coding sequence ATGGTGGAGAAAGGAGATTTCTCTGGTTACTACGAATCTAGGCTCACAGGAAGAATGCTCATTTCCTTTTTCCAGCACGATGATATTTTCAATTTCCCTCTATTAAAAGAGAGAATGCATCCTGTTCTTGATTTTATCGCACTAACAGATGCTCAAGTATGGGTAGTCGACTTTAACTTTATGCTATCGACCGTTAAATTAGAAGACCCTAGAAACTATTTACAGCTCAATTTCCTTTCCACTGTCCAAATACACCTCGGCAATGCGCTCATACGAAAATCACTCGACTCGAAAAAAAGGATTTTACATGCTCTAGTCGAGTTGACGGAAAAAATGTCGTTGCTAAGTTCGAACCAAGCGTATGAGTTACCAAATTTCATGACGTATGAATTGCTAGCTGAAATTGCGGGGACTTCACGGGGGTACACGTCTCGGATTTTAAAAGAGTTACGTGATATGAACGTCATTGATTCTTCCAAACGTCCATGGGTTGTGAAGGATTTGAATCTTTTAAATGATTTATTATATGAAGGAACATAA